Genomic DNA from Penaeus chinensis breed Huanghai No. 1 chromosome 21, ASM1920278v2, whole genome shotgun sequence:
TTGTAAATCAAGAAGAATCAGGAAATGAAcgtccaattttttttcttttttttttttttaagtttattccgaaataaaatatgatatacgaAGAAACATTTTGATGACAATTGTTATCGTCCCTTTGAGTTACTCTGGATACTGGAGCAACTGGAGATACAGGAGACTAGAACAACTGGATGCAGCTGCGGTTACACTGAAACCGCTGCGGTCACAAAGGAGAAGGGACAGCAGTGGTCGCATTGGCGATAGTAACAGGTGTGGTTACAGTGCTGATTGGAGAAGCTGTAGTTATATTGGAGGTTGGGACAACTGTAGTTACGTTGGAGACTGGAACAGCTGAAGTCATATTAGATATTGACACAGCAGTGGTGGTGATAGAAACAGGAGCGGCTGTGGTTCTCTGGACACAGTTGGCGTTTGCAGGAGAGTCACACACCTGCAGCTTGACGTTGAAGTGCAGCACAGACGGACAGTGCTGCAACAGGGCCGTCCCGTACCAGCTGCACATGTAGAAGGAGCCGCAGTCGACGGGGTTGGGCAGCAGCATAGGGATCGGCCCCGGCGTGTAGGGGCACTGAGCGGCCACCTGAGGAGGGGCCGTGACGGCGGCTGGGAGGCCGTGACTCACTCCTGCGACGACCAGCAGCGACAGAGACGCGACCAAGCTGGCGGAGATGAAGAAGAATTGATTAATTTGCCTGAGTGAACAGTCAGTTGTACAATCTTGTTCGTAAAGActcattgtttttgtgtttgtagtgtatcctatataaatacacacacaatagacaCATTTAAGCCATTTACACACCTGTGAAACTTAATATCGAACATTTTCAAATTATTGTAGACACACGATTGAGATATTTGGTGTTCTGTGAGATCCTCTTTTAGAGTGACTTGTCAGGACAAGAGTTTCGCCTTATAAGTTGGAAGAATGACGTCAAAGCACAGCCATCGACGAACTCTGAATAATCCCTTTAATCCGTTTCCTAATCTTGTATCGCCGTCaaaggaaatcaagaaaaagCCAAGGCATCCCTCCATCGAACCAGGTTCTCCCCGGAAGCAGCTGATAAGCACAGTGTGGAGATAAGGAATCATGAGACCAAattgtaaacaaaataaagaagggaagagcaggaaacAAAATCGTCTGTGATATGTATAGACCGACAGTAGACAGttccatagacagacagatagatatccggATGGATTGatcgatttatatatgtatatgaatgcgtgtatatgtatttatgtgtgtaagtgatCATTGTATTATTTAGTATCATAATTTTGACCGTGAATTCCAAAGGCAACAAAAAACAATGGCCACCACTTAACAGACAAAGAATAAAACTGAAAGATGAAAAGATTTTTCGTTggggaaaatatttaaaaaatagtaaAGTGATTAATGAAAGTTTATATTACTGAACAGAGGCTACAATACCCTCGTAAGAAATCTGGATAAAATGGATAATACAGTAGAGATATAACTAACGATGAAACACAAACGCAGTATGAAACTTGACCATTTGCAAACATTTTCTTGCTTTATTAGGGACAAATCTGATCGGAAACGTAGGATAAATGAGACAGCATATCAAGAGTCAGAGAATATGTAAAGCCCGGCCACATTTTGTCAGCAACGCGTGGGTCGATCAGGATACGTGAACTAGACTTAGTTTTAAATCCTAACCATGACTTGTAAGTAAAGCATTAACGATTAGAGACATAGTACTATTAGAGTTATCAATAATCACTAAGATCGCTATAGCAGATATACTTTCTGTAGATAGAACAATTAACTCCATGAGTGATGAAATGTACCTAATACTTAGGATGGAATGACTGTTCAGGTATGAGCATTCTCACTTGCCCATATAACCCTACAAATAAGCCCTATTATCAAGTCATAAGTATAAGTTCTTATgaagcttgtgtgtttgtttgtgcgtttgtttcgaTAGACATTGCTTATCTTATTTTGCCATTAGCGTTATTACTGaacttactattgttatcattctcattaataattttttattttgtcaGTATTTGCACTCAACCCATCAACGCCATTAACATTCCTCGCAACACTGAACTAATATCTACAACACAAatgttaactaaaaaaaaaaaaaaaaaaaaaaaaactgtccttAAATCAAAAATTTGATGCAATCCACATCAAATTccatcctctccctatctctccatcgGGGCTTATCAGCTTTTCCAGAGACAGGTCCGCTGAGAGGATTAAGGAATCTTATCTCATTGAGACGTCATCGAAACGTACTATAGGGAATTACTCGATGTTCCTTGACGTCTGTATTTTGACGTCACTCCTCATTCTTAAAAGGTAAGACGCTCGACCGACAAACGCATTCGAGAAGAACTTTTAGCAACACAACAAAGTTTTCCTAACGTCAGGCTCTCAGTCGTCTACTTTTGTTATCTGTGAGAAACTTTCAGATATGCAGTTCATCAGGTGTGTAAGCGGTTTTGATTTATAAATGCATCGTAATCGCTTTAGAAATTAATATGTCATATTCATCACACATTATCTTATGGTATCGTATCCTGTAAGGCACAATGACAGAACTTTTTTTCGTCTCCGCCAGCTTGGTCGCGTCTCTGTTGCTGCTGATCGTCGCAGGAGTGAGTCACGGCCTCCCAGCCGCCGTCACGGCCCCTCCTCAGGTGGCCGCTCAGTGCCCCTACACGCCGGGAGAGTACCCTCTGCTGCTGCCCAACCCCGTCGACTGCGGCTCCTTCTACATGTGCAGCTGATACGGGACGGCCCTGTTGCAGCACTGTCCTCCTATGCTACACTTCActtcattgttattgatgctatgattattaaattgttatttaaatcccgataacatttaagacaataaaataatgcaaaagaccctttccaaaatttgaggaaaagggtaaacaggtgagataggtaggactaataactgactccttggtgactaaacacttgtagagccatctgtgtgtaaacagaCATATTACATTGGGCACGGCATGTATATTTGCCATACGAGCCGTttgggttaaaagcaaaataaataaataattaacaaataaGGATTAAAACTGTTGAATGCCAGATTGACAACGTaatgaaaagcaaaataaagtgATAATTACAAGTTCATGATTGCAGAACAAAATTAGTCAAGAATTTATTAGCGAAAGGACAACCGGTCCCCAGGTCTTCTGATGGTGAGTGCAGCACAGGAATCGGTGGCATGAAACGCTACACTACAGTTTCTGGAAAAAGGGTTTTATGTTGTGTGAAAATATGTACAGAGTGTGGCGAGGCTTGTCAAGGATCAGAAAATATAAAAGTTGTATATACGAACCTTCTTTTACTAGTGTTGGTTGGGAATTCAATGAtggttcacaaaatattcttaAATTATACATATTTGAGTCGGTAGCTGTGAAATATAGATCTTAATCAATTTTTCGATTTAGGAACTTGCATTTATAAACTCATGGATTGTGAGTCATAATACTGATCTGCATGTTTtagttcattattttattctcatCGTGGGAGTTGAGCTTTGTGCCCAACCACCTAGCCACATGCCCGTCTTTTACAgattaatttttattaaattcGATTTCATGCTTATCTTataacttattttctttttctttcgttgatCTGTTTAAGTAGCTGAACTTGTCATCGTTATTTGTGTGGCCCAAGGtctatcataatattaattattttttgcttttgtttaaggCCAATATTGTAAAGTTTTAAAGTTGATTTCTTCATATACTGTATTTTCCGCAGTTATGTATGCTGAGCATAAGAATCGCGAAAGGAATGCATGGAAAAGGCAAAGCTTGTCTTCAAAAAGTTCATTGCAGAGTTAATGCATGACACATTAGGAACCATCTTGATAGTGACTCATCGTACTCTAAAGTCTGGTCCGGGCGTGGTTACCCTGAACACTGGGTATGTGTAGCATGGACCAGCTGGATGCAGCTGAGGTTACAGAAAAGATGTGGTCACGCTGGAGAAATAACAGCTGCGGTCGCATTGTGGATTGGAACAGCTGTTGTAATATTGGTATTTGGGGCAGCTGTAGTTATGTTGGAGACAGGAACAGCTGATGTCACATTGGAGATTGAAGCAGCAGTAGTGGTGCTGGAGACGGGGGCAGCTGTGGTTCTCTGGACACAGTTGGCGTTTGCAGGAGAGTCACACACCTGCAGCTTGGCGTTGAAGTGTAGCATAGGAGGACAGTGCTGCAACAGGGCCGTCCCGTACCAGCTGCACATGTAGAAGGAGCCGCAGTCGACGGGGTTGGGCAGCAGCAGAGGGTACTCTCCCGGCGTGTAGGGGCACTGAGCGGCCACCTGAGGAGGGGCCGTGACGGCGGCTAGGAGGCCGTGACTCACTCCTGCGACGATCAGCAGCGACAAACACGCGACCAAGCTGATAGAGACGAACCAGAATGGGATAATTTGCCTGACTGAACATTCAGTTGTAAAACCTTGTTCTTGATGACTcactgtgtatttgtgtttgtaatacatcttgtatataaatattacaggAAAAATAGCACTTACATGCGACAAAAGTGATTACACACCTGTGAAACTTCATATCGAAGACTCCAAAACTAAAAATGTCGACAGATGAATGAGACGTTTCGTGTTCTTTAAGATCCTCTTTTCGAGTGACTTGTCTGGACGATAGTTTCGCCTTATAAGTTGGAAGAATGACGTCAAAGCACAGCCATCGACATACTCAGAATAATCCCTTTAATCCGTTTCCTAATCTTGTATCGCCGTCaaaggaaatcaagaaaaagCCAAGGCATCCCTCCATCGAACCAGGTTCTCCCCGGAAGCAGCTGATAAGCACAGTGTGGAGATAAGGATTCATGAGAGcaaattgtaaacaaaacaaaaggaagagcaggaagcaAAATCGTGTGTGGCACATACAAACGCGACAGTAGACAGttccatagacagacagatagatagataaccagatggatagatgtacttatatgtatgtttatgtgtatatatacatatatatgcatccgtgcgcgcatgtgtatatgtgtatgtaaccaTTGGATTATGTAGTATCATATAATATTGACCGTGAATTTCAAAGGCAacagaaaactaaagaaaaataatggccTCTCCTTAAAACaggaggacgaaagaaagagaagaaaataagtgataaaataagaatgaaatcgaATTGAATACATACATTTGTAGAAGACGGGTAAGTGACTAGATAGTTGGGCATGAAGCTCTGTACCCACAACGGAGAATGGAATGATCAACGTAGCATACAGAACACTGCTTGTTATGATTCACAATCCATGGGGTTATAAATGCAAATTCCTGAAAGGAACAATATTGATTAAGACCTATTGTTCACAGCTACCGACACAAATATTTGAAACTTACGAAATATCAGTGCAGTCATTTGAATTCCCGAACCAACGCTAGTAAAAGAAGGTACATAAATGCATCTTTGCATATTTTCTGATCCTTGACAAGCCTCGTCCCACTGTGCACATATTTGCACGCAACATACGACCCTTTTTCCAGAAAATGGAGTGCAGTGTTTCATGCCTCTTAGTCCTGTGGTGCACTCGCCTTCAGAAGACCTGGGGACCGGTTGTCTTCAGATTTCCTAACGCCAGTAAATTCTTGACTTGACCTTATTCTGCAGTGAGAGCAATCGTGACCTTGTAATTATGTCTTTATTTTGCTCTTTACTACGTTGTCAATCTGTCTTTCAACAGCTTTAATTCTTATTTgtaaattatttctttatttttctcttcattatattGTACGAGTGTCCATGTGTAATGTTCTTTAATCTTTCTTCACTTCAATTGTTTTGTAAAGtttataagatttattttttgaGTTTTGTAAATCAAGAAGAATCAGGAAATGAacgtccaatttttttttttttttttttttaagtttattccgaaataaaata
This window encodes:
- the LOC125036312 gene encoding uncharacterized protein LOC125036312 codes for the protein MFDIKFHSLVASLSLLVVAGVSHGLPAAVTAPPQVAAQCPYTPGPIPMLLPNPVDCGSFYMCSWYGTALLQHCPSVLHFNVKLQVCDSPANANCVQRTTAAPVSITTTAVSISNMTSAVPVSNVTTVVPTSNITTASPISTVTTPVTIANATTAVPSPL
- the LOC125036311 gene encoding peritrophin-1-like isoform X2, encoding MKFHSLVACLSLLIVAGVSHGLLAAVTAPPQVAAQCPYTPGEYPLLLPNPVDCGSFYMCSWYGTALLQHCPPMLHFNAKLQVCDSPANANCVQRTTAAPVSSTTTAASISNVTSAVPVSNITTAAPNTNITTAVPIHNATAAVISPA